One part of the Ursus arctos isolate Adak ecotype North America unplaced genomic scaffold, UrsArc2.0 scaffold_16, whole genome shotgun sequence genome encodes these proteins:
- the AVP gene encoding vasopressin-neurophysin 2-copeptin has protein sequence MPATVLPACFLGLLAFTSACYFQNCPRGGKRAMSDLELRQCLPCGPGGKGRCFGPSICCGDELGCFVGTAEALRCQEENYLPSPCQSGHQPCGSGGRCAAAGICCNDESCVTEPECRGGAGFHRRARASDRSNATQLDGPTGALLLRLVQLAGAPEPAEPAPPGVY, from the exons ATGCCGGCCACCGTGCTGCCCGCCTGCTTCCTGGGCCTGCTGGCCTTCACCTCCGCCTGCTACTTCCAGAACTGCCCGCGGGGCGGCAAGAGGGCCATGTCCGACCTGGAGCTGAGACAG TGTCTCCCCTGCGGCCCCGGGGGCAAAGGGCGCTGCTTTGGGCCCAGCATCTGCTGCGGCGACGAGCTGGGCTGCTTCGTGGGCACGGCCGAGGCGCTGCGCTGCCAGGAGGAGAACTACCTGCCGTCGCCCTGCCAGTCGGGCCACCAGCCGTGCGGGAGCGGGGGCCGCTGCGCAGCCGCCGGCATCTGCTGCAACGACG AGAGCTGCGTGACCGAGCCCGAGTGCCGCGGGGGCGCCGGCTTCCACCGCCGCGCCCGCGCCAGCGACCGGAGCAACGCGACCCAGCTGGACGGGCCGACCGGCGCCTTGCTGCTGCGGCTGGTGCAGCTGGCGGGGGCGCCCGAGCCCGCCGAGCCCGCCCCGCCCGGCGTCTACTGA
- the LOC113258404 gene encoding progonadoliberin-2 yields the protein MASCRLGFLLLLLLTVHPGSSKAQHWSHGWYPGGKRASSSAQHPQHAPRLLGRVLGTAASSPDQTAHNLPSDALAPPENSVPWEARTTGWWPLRRKQHLVKTLLVSTGRGLALTSRGRCG from the exons ATGGCCAGCTGCAGGCTAGGCTTtctgctactgctgctgctgacCGTCCACCCTGGATCCTCGAAGGCTCAGCACTGGTCCCATGGCTGGTACCCTGGAGGAAAACGAGCTTCCAGCTCAGCCCAGCACCCCCAGCATGCTCCAAGGCTCCTAG GAAGGGTCCTGGGCACTGCAGCAAGCAGCCCAGACCAGACGGCCCATAACCTCCCAAGCGATGCCCTGGCTCCCCCAGAGAACAGTGTGCCCTGGGAGGCCAGAACCACAGGCTGGTGGCCCCTCCGCCGGAAGCAGCACCTCGTGAAGACACTGCTGGTAAGTACAGGGAGAGGCCTGGCATTGACCAGCAGGGGCCGTTGTGGCTAA
- the MRPS26 gene encoding 28S ribosomal protein S26, mitochondrial: MLRALRVLGGGPPCGPPAPLVLPVRGRKTRHDPPAKSKVGRVATPPKVDPVELFLLTERYRQYRQTVCALRLEFASEVRKKVHEARSGVLAERKALQNATEHRDLMAWNQAENQRLHELRLARLRQEALEQEQRQAEEKARRAREAQAWAQLKEQEVLQLQEEAKNFITRENLEARVEEALDSPKSYNWAITKDGLVVRPQHKGS, translated from the exons ATGCTGCGCGCGCTGCGAGTCCTGGGTGGGGGCCCCCCGTGTGGGCCTCCGGCCCCGCTGGTGCTGCCCGTGCGGGGCCGCAAGACCCGCCACGACCCTCCGGCCAAGTCCAAGGTCGGGCGCGTGGCGACCCCGCCCAAGGTGGATCCTGTAGAATTGTTCTTGCTGACGGAGCGTTACCGGCAGTACCGCCAGACGGTGTGCGCCCTCAG GCTGGAGTTCGCGTCCGAGGTGCGGAAGAAGGTGCACGAGGCCCGGTCCGGGGTCCTGGCAGAGCGCAAGGCGCTGCAAAATGCTACCGAGCACCGCGACCTGATGGCCTGGAACCAGGCGGAGAACCAGCGGCTGCACGAGCTGCG GTTAGCGAGACTGCGGCAGGAGGCGCTGGAGCAGGAGCAGCGGCAGGCGGAGGAGAAAGCTCGGCGGGCCAGAGAGGCGCAGGCCTGGGCGCAGCTCAAGGAGCAGGAAGTGCTGCAGCTGCAG GAGGAAGCAAAAAATTTCATCACTCGAGAGAACCTGGAGGCACGGGTGGAAGAAGCTTTGGACTCGCCAAAGAGCTACAACTGGGCCATCACCAAAGATGGGCTGGTGGTCAGGCCACAGCACAAGGGCTCTTAA
- the OXT gene encoding oxytocin-neurophysin 1, with amino-acid sequence MTGPGLACCLLGLLALTSACYIQNCPLGGKRAALDLDVRQCLPCGPGGKGRCFGPSICCGDELGCFVGTAEALRCQEENYLPSPCQSGHQPCGSGGRCAAAGICCSPDGCRADPACDPEAAFSQR; translated from the exons ATGACCGGCCCCGGCCTCGCCTGCTGCCTGCTCGGCCTCCTGGCGCTGACCTCCGCCTGCTACATCCAGAACTGCCCGCTGGGCGGCAAGAGGGCCGCGCTGGACCTCGACGTGCGCCAG TGTCTCCCCTGCGGCCCCGGGGGCAAAGGGCGCTGCTTCGGGCCCAGCATCTGCTGCGGCGACGAGCTGGGCTGCTTCGTGGGCACGGCCGAGGCGCTGCGCTGCCAGGAGGAGAACTACCTGCCGTCGCCCTGCCAGTCGGGCCACCAGCCGTGCGGGAGCGGGGGCCGCTGCGCAGCCGCCGGCATCTGCTGCAGCCCGG ACGGCTGCCGCGCCGACCCCGCCTGCGACCCCGAGGCCGCCTTCTCCCAGCGCTGA